One Streptomyces sp. NBC_00554 DNA segment encodes these proteins:
- the arc gene encoding proteasome ATPase yields the protein MAAHDDDMNRGIRPGRGSDDPAGQIAYLEQEIAVLRRKLADSPRHTRILEERIVELQTNLAGVSAQNERLANTLREARDQIVALKEEVDRLAQPPAGFGVFLVANEDGTADIFTGGRKLRVNVSPSVELEELRRGQEVMLNEALNVVEAMEYESVGEIVTLKEILEDGERALVQGHTDEERVVRLAEPLLDVVIRPGDALLLEPRSGYVYEVVPKSEVEELVLEEVPDIGYEQIGGLGNQIEMIRDAVELPYLYPDLYKEHELRPPKGVLLYGPPGCGKTLIAKAVANSLAKKVAEVTGQGAGKSFFLNIKGPELLNKYVGETERQIRLVFQRAREKASEGTPVIVFFDEMESLFRTRGSGVSSDVENTIVPQLLAEIDGVEGLENVVVIGASNREDMIDPAILRPGRLDVKIKIERPDAEAAKDIFAKYLTERLPLHSDDLGEHGGDRAATVNNMIQTAVEHMYDESEENRFLEVTYANGDKEVLYFKDFNSGAMIENIVGRAKKAAIKAFLDQNQKGIRVSHLLQACVDEFKENEDLPNTTNPDDWARISGKKGERIVYIRTLVTGKQGADTGRSIDTVANTGQYL from the coding sequence GTGGCAGCCCACGACGACGACATGAACCGCGGCATCCGCCCGGGAAGAGGGTCCGATGACCCCGCCGGGCAGATTGCCTACCTTGAGCAGGAGATCGCCGTCCTGCGACGCAAGCTCGCCGACTCTCCGCGACACACGAGGATTCTCGAAGAGCGGATCGTCGAGTTGCAGACGAACCTGGCCGGCGTGTCCGCTCAGAACGAGCGGCTCGCCAACACGCTCCGTGAGGCCCGCGACCAGATCGTGGCCCTCAAGGAAGAGGTCGACCGGCTCGCACAGCCGCCGGCGGGCTTCGGTGTCTTCCTCGTGGCCAACGAGGACGGCACGGCGGACATCTTCACTGGGGGCCGCAAGCTCCGGGTGAACGTCAGCCCCAGCGTGGAGCTCGAAGAGCTCAGGCGCGGCCAGGAAGTGATGCTCAACGAAGCTCTCAACGTGGTCGAGGCCATGGAGTACGAGAGCGTCGGTGAGATCGTCACCCTCAAGGAGATCCTCGAGGACGGCGAACGCGCCCTGGTACAGGGGCACACCGACGAGGAAAGGGTGGTGCGGCTCGCCGAGCCGCTCCTGGACGTCGTCATCCGCCCTGGCGACGCCCTGCTTCTCGAACCCCGTTCCGGCTATGTCTACGAAGTCGTTCCGAAGAGCGAGGTCGAGGAACTCGTCCTCGAAGAGGTCCCGGACATCGGCTACGAGCAGATCGGCGGCCTGGGCAACCAGATCGAGATGATCCGCGACGCGGTCGAGCTCCCGTACCTCTACCCCGATCTGTACAAGGAGCACGAACTGCGGCCGCCCAAGGGCGTCCTGCTGTACGGGCCCCCCGGATGCGGAAAGACCCTCATCGCCAAGGCCGTCGCCAACTCGCTGGCCAAGAAGGTCGCGGAGGTCACCGGGCAGGGCGCCGGCAAGAGCTTCTTCCTCAACATCAAGGGCCCCGAGCTCCTGAACAAGTACGTCGGTGAGACCGAGCGGCAGATCCGCCTCGTCTTCCAGCGTGCACGTGAGAAGGCCAGCGAGGGCACCCCCGTCATCGTCTTCTTCGACGAGATGGAGTCCCTCTTCCGCACCCGTGGATCAGGCGTCAGCTCGGACGTGGAGAACACCATCGTCCCCCAGCTGCTCGCCGAGATCGACGGCGTGGAGGGCCTGGAGAACGTGGTCGTGATCGGCGCCTCGAACCGCGAGGACATGATCGACCCCGCCATCCTCCGCCCCGGCCGACTCGATGTGAAGATCAAGATCGAGCGCCCGGACGCCGAGGCCGCGAAGGACATCTTCGCGAAATACCTCACCGAGCGACTTCCGCTGCACTCCGACGACCTCGGTGAGCACGGCGGTGACCGGGCGGCGACGGTCAACAACATGATCCAGACCGCCGTGGAGCACATGTACGACGAGTCCGAGGAGAACCGCTTCCTCGAGGTCACGTACGCCAACGGCGACAAGGAAGTCCTGTACTTCAAGGACTTCAACTCCGGCGCCATGATCGAGAACATCGTCGGCCGCGCCAAGAAGGCGGCCATCAAGGCCTTCCTCGACCAGAACCAGAAGGGCATTCGGGTCTCCCACCTCCTCCAGGCATGCGTGGACGAGTTCAAGGAG